Proteins found in one Micromonospora sp. WMMD1082 genomic segment:
- a CDS encoding enoyl-CoA hydratase/isomerase family protein: MSAPPVIARLTGHLGHLTLNRPAAINALTAEMVTIIRHTLALWAASDRVRTVLVTGAGGRGLCAGGDIRAIHADAVSGGTGSLDFWADEYRLNATIAAYPKPIVAWMDGLVMGGGIGISGHAALRVVTQRSRLAMPEVGIGFHPDVGGSWLLSHAPGQLGTHLALTGTPIGAADAIAAGLADHYIPSERLPYLRLALARRDAAGAVASFATAPPESDLTAARGWIDDCYSGDTMDGIVERLARHPDADARAAAETIATRSPTSLAVTLRSLRSAARLPDLPAALAQEYRLSAALLRLPDLAEGIRAQIIDKDRQPRWQPATVADVPPELVDACIAPIDNPPDLRVEGQK, from the coding sequence ATGAGCGCGCCACCGGTCATCGCCCGGCTGACCGGCCACCTCGGGCACCTGACCCTGAACCGGCCAGCCGCGATCAACGCCCTCACCGCCGAGATGGTCACCATCATCCGGCACACCCTGGCACTGTGGGCTGCCTCCGACCGCGTCCGTACCGTCCTGGTCACCGGCGCGGGCGGCCGTGGCCTGTGCGCGGGCGGCGACATCCGTGCCATCCACGCCGACGCCGTCTCCGGCGGCACCGGCTCACTGGACTTCTGGGCCGACGAGTACCGGCTCAACGCCACCATCGCCGCCTACCCGAAGCCGATCGTGGCCTGGATGGACGGACTGGTCATGGGCGGTGGTATCGGTATCTCCGGGCACGCCGCGCTGCGGGTGGTGACGCAGCGGTCCCGGCTTGCCATGCCCGAGGTGGGCATCGGCTTCCACCCCGACGTCGGCGGATCGTGGCTGCTCTCTCACGCACCCGGCCAACTCGGCACCCACCTCGCCCTCACCGGCACCCCGATCGGCGCCGCCGACGCCATCGCCGCTGGTCTCGCCGACCACTACATTCCGTCCGAGCGGCTGCCCTACCTGAGGCTCGCGCTGGCCCGCCGCGACGCCGCCGGCGCCGTCGCCTCGTTCGCCACCGCACCCCCTGAATCCGACCTCACCGCGGCGCGCGGCTGGATCGACGACTGCTACTCCGGCGACACCATGGACGGCATCGTCGAGCGACTCGCCCGCCATCCCGACGCCGATGCGCGCGCCGCGGCCGAGACGATCGCTACCCGATCACCCACCTCGCTGGCCGTCACACTCCGCTCGCTGCGAAGCGCGGCGCGCCTGCCGGACCTGCCCGCAGCGCTGGCCCAGGAGTACCGGCTGTCCGCCGCGCTGCTGCGGCTGCCCGACCTCGCCGAAGGCATCCGCGCCCAGATCATCGACAAGGATCGGCAACCCCGCTGGCAACCGGCGACCGTCGCCGATGTGCCGCCAGAACTCGTGGACGCCTGTATCGCCCCGATCGACAACCCGCCGGACCTGCGCGTGGAGGGACAGAAATGA
- the mmsB gene encoding 3-hydroxyisobutyrate dehydrogenase: MIAFLGLGNMGGPMAANLVTAGHQVIGYDPAPTAVERVAARGVTVADSAAAAVRGADTVITMLPTGQHLAECYDTVLDTAAPGALLLDCSTVAVNDAQAVAARAAEAGFAPLDAPVSGGVAGATAGTLTFMVGGDAAALQRARPLLKVMGSRIIHCGAAGAGQAAKICNNMVLGISMIAVSEAFLLGRSLGLNDQALFDVASTSSAQCWALTSYCPVPGPVPTSPANRGYEGGFSAVLMRKDLHLAQTSAARTDVDTPLGAAAAALYDQFVAAGNGELDFSAIITALATHPRTPEAAS, encoded by the coding sequence ATGATCGCGTTCCTGGGACTGGGCAACATGGGCGGTCCGATGGCCGCCAACCTCGTCACCGCCGGCCACCAGGTCATCGGATACGACCCGGCACCCACCGCCGTCGAGCGGGTAGCCGCACGCGGCGTCACCGTGGCCGACAGCGCCGCAGCGGCGGTACGCGGCGCCGACACGGTGATCACGATGCTCCCGACGGGACAACACCTGGCCGAGTGCTACGACACGGTGCTCGACACCGCCGCCCCCGGCGCACTGCTGCTGGACTGCTCCACCGTCGCCGTCAACGACGCGCAGGCGGTCGCCGCCCGGGCCGCCGAGGCAGGTTTCGCGCCACTGGACGCGCCCGTCTCCGGCGGCGTCGCCGGTGCCACCGCCGGCACCCTCACCTTCATGGTCGGCGGTGACGCTGCCGCCCTGCAACGAGCCCGCCCGCTGCTGAAGGTGATGGGCTCCCGGATCATCCACTGCGGCGCGGCCGGTGCCGGCCAAGCCGCGAAGATCTGCAACAACATGGTGCTCGGGATCTCCATGATCGCAGTGTCCGAGGCATTCCTGCTCGGCCGGTCGCTGGGCCTGAACGACCAAGCGTTGTTCGACGTGGCGTCGACCTCGTCGGCCCAGTGCTGGGCGTTGACCAGCTACTGCCCGGTGCCCGGACCGGTGCCAACCAGCCCGGCCAACCGCGGCTACGAGGGCGGCTTCTCCGCCGTGCTGATGCGCAAGGACCTCCACCTGGCGCAGACCAGCGCAGCGCGAACCGACGTCGACACCCCGCTCGGGGCCGCTGCCGCCGCCCTCTACGACCAGTTCGTCGCCGCAGGCAACGGCGAACTGGACTTCTCCGCGATCATCACCGCCCTCGCCACCCACCCGCGCACCCCGGAGGCAGCCTCATGA
- a CDS encoding enoyl-CoA hydratase gives MTDEHTIVVDIDHPGVAVITLNRPHALNALSLQVMRDLTAAAASLDADPTVKAIVITGSAKAFAAGADIKEMADRTYSEMYAADWFGGWSALSAVRTPLIAAVAGYALGGGCELAMMCDILIAADTARFGQPEITLGVIPGMGGSQRLTRAIGKAKAMDLCLTGRAITADEAERAGLVSRVVPAEQLLEQALQVATRIASMSAPAARMVKEAVNRSFEVTLAEGLLHERRLFHATFATDDQTEGMAAFIAKRPPLFTDR, from the coding sequence ATGACCGACGAGCACACCATCGTGGTCGACATCGACCACCCCGGCGTCGCGGTGATCACCCTGAACCGCCCGCACGCGCTCAACGCCCTGTCGCTTCAGGTCATGCGGGACCTGACCGCAGCCGCCGCATCGCTGGACGCCGACCCCACCGTCAAGGCCATCGTCATCACCGGCTCGGCCAAGGCGTTCGCCGCCGGCGCCGATATCAAGGAAATGGCCGACCGCACCTACAGCGAGATGTACGCCGCCGACTGGTTCGGCGGATGGTCGGCACTGAGCGCCGTACGCACCCCGCTGATCGCCGCCGTCGCCGGCTACGCACTCGGCGGAGGCTGCGAACTGGCGATGATGTGCGACATCCTCATCGCCGCCGACACCGCACGCTTCGGCCAACCGGAGATCACCCTCGGCGTGATCCCCGGAATGGGCGGATCACAACGCCTGACCCGGGCCATCGGCAAAGCCAAGGCCATGGATCTCTGCCTGACCGGGCGGGCGATCACCGCCGACGAGGCCGAACGCGCCGGCCTGGTCTCCCGCGTCGTTCCCGCCGAACAACTACTCGAACAGGCACTCCAGGTCGCCACGCGGATCGCCAGCATGTCCGCGCCAGCCGCCCGCATGGTCAAGGAAGCGGTCAACCGCTCCTTCGAAGTCACCCTGGCCGAAGGCCTGCTGCACGAGCGACGGCTGTTCCACGCCACCTTCGCCACCGACGACCAGACCGAGGGCATGGCCGCCTTCATCGCCAAACGCCCGCCACTGTTCACAGATCGGTAG
- a CDS encoding siderophore-interacting protein, which yields MTADTATSPARVRRPMPARVLATRKLTPRLVRITLTGAELDTFGYDGPDHLVRVFLPPEPGAELRLPDGADSWWPAVQAMPAEVRPIVRNYTVRRLDEARREMDIDFVLHGDTGPGSSWAASAAVGDQIGVLSDGAEYAPPPDTVWQLLIGDETALPAIAATVEALPSRIPAVVLLEVGDATDEMPIALPDGARLTWLHRGAEAAGRSDIALRTLRGSELPVGTPYAFVAGESSMVTSVRRHLVQDRGMAKERVYFCGYWRAAPAPSITS from the coding sequence ATGACGGCTGACACCGCCACATCACCCGCCCGCGTCCGGCGGCCCATGCCGGCGCGGGTTCTCGCCACCCGGAAACTGACGCCACGACTGGTCCGCATCACCCTCACCGGAGCCGAGCTGGACACGTTCGGCTACGACGGACCAGACCACCTAGTCCGGGTGTTCCTCCCGCCGGAGCCCGGTGCCGAGCTGCGCCTACCCGATGGCGCCGACAGCTGGTGGCCAGCGGTGCAGGCGATGCCGGCGGAGGTCCGGCCGATCGTCCGCAACTACACGGTGCGCCGGCTCGACGAGGCCCGGCGCGAGATGGACATCGACTTCGTCCTGCACGGTGACACCGGCCCCGGCTCGTCGTGGGCCGCCTCCGCGGCCGTCGGTGACCAGATCGGCGTGCTCAGCGACGGCGCGGAGTACGCTCCACCGCCCGACACCGTCTGGCAGCTGCTCATCGGCGACGAGACCGCCCTGCCGGCGATCGCCGCGACCGTCGAGGCGCTGCCGTCCCGTATCCCCGCCGTGGTGCTGCTGGAGGTCGGCGACGCCACGGACGAGATGCCGATCGCCCTCCCCGACGGAGCCCGCCTCACCTGGTTGCACCGGGGCGCGGAGGCGGCCGGGCGGAGCGACATCGCGCTGCGCACCCTGCGCGGATCCGAGTTGCCCGTGGGCACCCCTTATGCCTTTGTCGCCGGCGAGTCCAGCATGGTCACCTCAGTACGCCGACACCTCGTGCAGGACCGCGGCATGGCCAAGGAGCGCGTCTACTTCTGCGGGTACTGGCGCGCCGCCCCGGCCCCGTCGATCACCAGTTGA
- a CDS encoding iron chelate uptake ABC transporter family permease subunit, whose amino-acid sequence MQLVDGAADVAAPQRRAAARPATRHSLPLLSGLVVAVAVLATVAIASVSVGAKPIGAGDVFASLLAYDPADGDHLVVRTLRVPRTVVGLLAGMALGLSGAIMQGLTRNPLADPGLLGVNAGAALFVVTGISLFGVTTLTGYVWFAFVGAAVTAVVVYGIAAFGRDGATPVKLALAGAAVSAALASVTTALLLTDTDAFDHFRLWQVGSLAGRGTDLAGQALPFMLAGVLLALPCGRLLNTLSLGDDVARGLGQNVAATRVLGALCVVVLCGTATALAGPVAFVGLAVPHVARLITGPDYRWILPYAMVLAPTLLLAADVVGRVLARPAEVQVGVVTAVIGAPAFIALVRRRKLAEL is encoded by the coding sequence GTGCAACTGGTGGACGGTGCGGCGGACGTCGCGGCACCGCAGCGGCGCGCCGCTGCCCGACCGGCCACCCGCCATTCGCTACCCCTGCTCTCCGGGCTGGTCGTCGCCGTGGCGGTGCTCGCCACCGTCGCGATCGCCAGCGTCTCGGTCGGCGCCAAACCGATCGGGGCCGGCGACGTGTTCGCCAGCCTGCTCGCGTACGACCCGGCCGACGGTGACCACCTCGTGGTGCGCACGCTGCGGGTGCCCCGGACGGTGGTGGGGCTCCTCGCCGGCATGGCCCTCGGGCTCTCCGGCGCGATCATGCAAGGGCTGACCCGCAACCCGCTCGCCGATCCCGGGCTGCTCGGCGTCAACGCGGGCGCGGCGCTGTTCGTGGTGACCGGCATCAGCCTCTTCGGTGTCACGACCCTGACCGGGTACGTGTGGTTCGCCTTCGTGGGAGCGGCGGTGACCGCGGTCGTGGTGTACGGCATCGCGGCCTTCGGTCGCGACGGTGCCACCCCGGTCAAGCTGGCACTGGCCGGTGCCGCGGTCAGTGCGGCACTCGCCTCGGTCACCACCGCCCTGCTGCTCACCGACACCGACGCGTTCGACCACTTCCGGCTCTGGCAGGTCGGCTCGCTCGCCGGTCGCGGTACCGACCTGGCCGGGCAGGCGCTGCCGTTCATGCTGGCCGGGGTGCTGCTCGCGCTGCCGTGTGGCCGGCTGCTCAACACGCTCTCCCTCGGCGACGACGTGGCGCGGGGGCTCGGGCAGAACGTGGCGGCCACCCGCGTGCTCGGCGCGCTCTGCGTGGTCGTGCTCTGCGGCACGGCCACCGCACTGGCCGGGCCGGTCGCCTTCGTCGGGCTGGCCGTGCCGCACGTGGCCCGGCTGATCACCGGCCCGGACTACCGCTGGATCCTGCCGTACGCCATGGTGCTGGCACCGACCCTGCTGCTGGCCGCGGACGTCGTCGGCCGGGTGCTGGCCCGCCCGGCGGAGGTGCAGGTCGGCGTGGTGACCGCGGTGATCGGCGCGCCGGCGTTCATCGCCCTGGTGCGGCGGCGGAAGCTGGCCGAACTGTGA
- a CDS encoding iron chelate uptake ABC transporter family permease subunit, which translates to MTRPAPTTSSPPPRPGPADTVAAAARAVVRATRRRGRARSAGVTITLAVVAAALFCTALAVGAVAIPLPDVLDTLFAEGSRRDEFVISDVRLPRVLTGLLAGAAFGLSGAIFQSLVRNPLASPDIIGITMGASAAAVVCIIVFGVVGAVVSVSAFAGALGTAALIYLLAWRDGITGYRLVLVGIGVAAVLASVVSYLMSRAEITSAQQALVWLTGSLNARSWAHVQPLALTMAVLLPCALGLSRELDVLRLGDATAVGLGARVERLRLAILLTGVALAAVATAAAGPVPFVAFVAAPIARRLVRDRGPALLPAALTGATIMVAADLTAQHVLGSGQFPVGVVTGVVGAPYLLWLLATANRAGRGG; encoded by the coding sequence GTGACCCGGCCGGCACCGACGACCAGCTCACCACCGCCCCGACCGGGCCCCGCCGACACCGTTGCGGCTGCCGCCCGGGCCGTGGTACGCGCCACCCGGCGTCGCGGCCGGGCCCGCAGCGCCGGGGTCACCATCACCCTGGCGGTGGTCGCCGCCGCGCTCTTCTGCACCGCCCTGGCCGTGGGCGCGGTGGCCATCCCGCTGCCGGATGTCCTGGACACCCTGTTCGCGGAGGGCAGCCGGCGCGACGAGTTCGTCATCAGCGACGTGCGGCTGCCCCGGGTCCTGACCGGCCTGCTCGCCGGCGCGGCGTTCGGGCTCTCCGGCGCGATCTTCCAGAGCCTGGTGCGTAACCCGCTCGCCAGCCCGGACATCATCGGGATCACCATGGGCGCGAGCGCCGCCGCGGTTGTCTGCATCATCGTGTTCGGCGTGGTCGGTGCCGTCGTGTCGGTCAGCGCGTTCGCCGGTGCGCTCGGTACCGCCGCCCTGATCTACCTGCTGGCCTGGCGGGACGGGATCACCGGATACCGGCTGGTGCTGGTCGGTATCGGGGTGGCCGCGGTGCTCGCCAGCGTGGTGTCGTACCTGATGTCGCGGGCCGAGATCACCAGCGCGCAGCAGGCCCTAGTCTGGCTGACCGGCAGCCTCAACGCCCGTTCCTGGGCACACGTGCAACCCCTCGCCCTGACCATGGCCGTCCTGCTGCCCTGCGCGTTGGGCCTGTCGCGCGAGTTGGACGTGCTGCGTCTCGGCGACGCGACCGCGGTCGGGCTGGGGGCCCGGGTGGAGCGGTTGCGGCTGGCCATCCTGCTGACCGGGGTGGCACTCGCCGCCGTCGCGACCGCGGCGGCCGGCCCGGTGCCGTTCGTGGCGTTCGTCGCCGCCCCGATCGCGCGGCGGCTGGTCCGCGACCGGGGGCCGGCGCTGCTGCCGGCGGCGCTCACCGGCGCGACCATCATGGTTGCCGCGGACCTGACCGCCCAGCATGTGCTCGGCTCCGGGCAGTTCCCGGTCGGCGTGGTGACCGGCGTCGTCGGCGCGCCGTACCTGCTGTGGCTGCTGGCGACCGCCAACCGGGCGGGGCGCGGTGGATGA
- a CDS encoding ABC transporter ATP-binding protein, whose protein sequence is MTLGYGDRAVVRRLSVDIPAERITVIVGPNACGKSTLLRGLARLLAPAGGAVYLDGRDIHTMPTRQVATRLGILPQHPVAPEGITVADLVGRGRYPHQGWFRRWTVTDDDAVAAALQATGTLDLVGRPVDELSGGQRQRVWIAMALAQRTRVLLLDEPTTYLDVTHQVEVLDLLTDLNRQRGVTILLVLHDLNLACRYADHLVAMKDGVLVAEGPPEQVITSAIVSEVFGLDNLVVADPVSGTPMVVPVGRYHGGHAAPTPRNPMIASFTVPPGAEKG, encoded by the coding sequence GTGACCCTCGGGTACGGCGACCGTGCGGTGGTCCGGCGGCTGAGCGTCGATATCCCGGCCGAACGCATCACCGTCATCGTCGGGCCGAACGCCTGCGGCAAGTCCACCCTGCTGCGTGGGCTCGCCCGCCTGCTGGCACCGGCGGGCGGCGCCGTGTACCTCGACGGTCGGGACATCCACACCATGCCGACCCGGCAGGTGGCCACCAGGCTCGGCATTCTGCCGCAGCATCCGGTCGCGCCGGAGGGGATCACCGTGGCCGACCTGGTCGGCCGGGGTCGCTATCCGCACCAGGGCTGGTTCCGTCGGTGGACCGTGACGGACGACGACGCGGTCGCGGCGGCGTTGCAGGCCACCGGCACCCTGGATCTGGTCGGTCGGCCGGTCGACGAGCTGTCCGGCGGGCAGCGGCAGCGGGTCTGGATCGCCATGGCACTCGCCCAGCGGACCCGCGTCCTGCTGCTCGACGAGCCCACCACCTACCTGGACGTGACCCACCAGGTGGAGGTGCTGGACCTGCTGACCGACCTCAACCGGCAGCGTGGGGTCACCATCCTGCTGGTGCTGCACGACCTGAATCTGGCCTGCCGGTACGCCGACCACCTGGTCGCCATGAAGGACGGCGTGCTGGTGGCGGAGGGACCTCCGGAGCAGGTGATCACCTCCGCGATCGTGTCGGAGGTGTTCGGCCTGGACAACCTGGTCGTCGCGGACCCGGTCTCCGGCACGCCGATGGTCGTGCCGGTCGGCCGTTACCACGGCGGCCACGCGGCACCGACACCACGAAATCCGATGATCGCTTCGTTCACCGTGCCACCCGGTGCGGAGAAAGGTTGA
- a CDS encoding ABC transporter substrate-binding protein: MTLLLDRPTPVTALPALDTAGSTALADLFRLATAGPAGGLPRRGFLAGGLGVAGTLLLGACGDDSERTPDAGGSPGQRQVQTDKGEVTVPANPARVVCADYYGAFAVVDLGLVPVGVSGGGYDGTGDTYAPKLAETPVVGDWTEPDVEKVAGAEPDLILRTIDTPDDLYDQLSRIAPTVVISFQQLSLLEVASRIGEVLGRGQQADELLSRYRSHTSGIKQKHQAVLDRYTFTFVQVASDTTFWTLGPKWTDTTVLVDSGLRLAEPANSQPEPTKEYSMEQIGILEPTGVLLIPSGPDGVTPAPDSAALTDSALWKQLPAVRAGRVYPILSGAASLGTGLELTERIDTVLTELTTAG, from the coding sequence ATGACCCTGCTCCTGGACCGGCCCACCCCGGTCACCGCCCTGCCCGCGCTCGACACCGCTGGCTCTACCGCTCTGGCGGACCTGTTCCGTCTCGCCACGGCGGGCCCGGCCGGCGGGCTGCCCCGCCGCGGCTTCCTCGCCGGTGGCCTCGGTGTGGCCGGCACACTGCTGCTCGGCGCCTGCGGCGACGACAGCGAGCGCACCCCCGACGCCGGCGGGTCGCCCGGGCAGCGGCAGGTGCAGACGGACAAGGGCGAGGTCACCGTGCCGGCCAACCCGGCCCGGGTGGTCTGCGCCGACTACTACGGCGCCTTCGCCGTCGTCGACCTCGGGCTGGTTCCGGTCGGCGTGAGCGGCGGTGGGTACGACGGCACCGGCGACACGTACGCCCCGAAGCTGGCCGAGACGCCGGTGGTCGGCGACTGGACCGAGCCGGACGTGGAGAAGGTCGCCGGCGCCGAGCCGGATCTGATCCTGCGCACCATCGACACTCCGGACGACCTGTACGACCAGCTCAGCAGGATCGCCCCCACGGTGGTGATCTCCTTCCAGCAGCTCAGCCTGCTCGAGGTGGCCAGCCGCATCGGTGAGGTGCTCGGCCGCGGCCAGCAGGCCGACGAACTGCTCAGCCGGTACCGGAGCCACACCAGCGGAATCAAGCAGAAGCACCAGGCCGTACTCGACCGGTACACCTTCACCTTCGTCCAGGTCGCCTCGGACACCACCTTCTGGACCCTCGGGCCGAAGTGGACCGACACCACCGTGCTGGTCGACAGCGGGCTGCGGCTCGCCGAGCCGGCCAACTCCCAGCCGGAGCCGACGAAGGAGTACTCGATGGAGCAGATCGGGATCCTGGAGCCCACCGGAGTGTTGCTCATTCCGTCCGGCCCCGACGGCGTGACACCGGCTCCGGACAGCGCGGCCCTGACCGACAGCGCGCTGTGGAAGCAACTGCCCGCGGTCCGGGCCGGGCGGGTGTACCCGATCCTGTCCGGCGCCGCATCGCTCGGCACCGGCCTGGAACTGACGGAGCGGATCGACACCGTGCTGACCGAACTCACGACGGCCGGCTAA
- a CDS encoding antibiotic biosynthesis monooxygenase, with protein MPDDAGFYSIIDYTVDGPQSQHELIEAFAEIQERRVRHYPGYRSARLLASQDGTRVYNVVAWQSEAHWRHFDKTDDLQERQADIDRAVDGISGTATPRMTNTPRYDLVREVLPPKAG; from the coding sequence GTGCCGGACGACGCGGGGTTCTACTCGATCATCGACTACACGGTTGACGGGCCGCAGAGCCAGCACGAGCTGATCGAGGCGTTCGCGGAGATCCAGGAGCGCCGCGTGCGCCACTACCCCGGCTATCGCTCGGCCCGACTGCTCGCCAGCCAGGACGGCACGCGCGTGTACAACGTCGTGGCGTGGCAGAGCGAGGCGCACTGGCGCCATTTCGACAAAACCGACGACCTGCAGGAGCGCCAAGCCGACATCGACCGCGCCGTCGACGGTATCTCCGGAACGGCCACTCCCCGCATGACCAACACCCCGCGCTACGACCTCGTGCGCGAAGTGCTGCCCCCGAAGGCCGGCTGA
- a CDS encoding DsbA family protein codes for MRTQVFVDIICPWCYIGLRRLEQTLAQLPTGHRVEIEWRSYELGQTNTEPGPTAAEALATMWGERATERLHQITDLGAQVGLDLRLDLATMDSLFELSSMPATATRSPRPSPTRWVRPAAPVSCSGCTLCP; via the coding sequence ATGCGCACGCAAGTGTTCGTCGACATCATCTGCCCGTGGTGCTATATCGGCCTGCGTCGACTTGAGCAGACGCTCGCCCAGCTTCCCACTGGCCACCGGGTCGAGATCGAGTGGCGCAGCTACGAGCTGGGCCAGACGAACACCGAGCCCGGACCGACCGCCGCCGAAGCGCTTGCCACGATGTGGGGCGAGCGCGCAACCGAGCGCCTGCACCAGATCACGGACCTGGGCGCGCAGGTCGGGCTCGACCTGCGCCTCGACCTCGCAACGATGGATTCGCTGTTCGAGTTGTCGTCGATGCCGGCGACCGCGACCAGGTCGCCGCGACCCTCGCCTACGCGCTGGGTCCGTCCGGCAGCACCGGTGTCGTGCTCTGGCTGCACGCTGTGCCCGTGA
- a CDS encoding class I SAM-dependent methyltransferase, protein MTAGTSVLDLGCGPGTDAVPLAGRGAQVTGVDLSSAMLDRARTASAEAGVTVRLVHADMRQFVEPACYDLVISGYTSFGYFADPGWGQLVLCHAWWCLVSGGRLLMDLFSKEFFARWAGIPKTVEVDGGQLFMRDTVLDDWTRLRSDWTLVRGDTARHGFFEQFVYSAVEIRGMLAAAGFTGIVCFGGFAGDPFDNHAKRLVVEATRPPESEGIPS, encoded by the coding sequence GTGACGGCAGGGACCAGCGTGCTGGATCTGGGCTGCGGGCCCGGTACTGATGCTGTTCCGCTCGCTGGGCGGGGCGCCCAGGTCACTGGAGTTGATTTGAGTTCGGCGATGTTGGACCGTGCCCGCACGGCGAGCGCGGAGGCCGGGGTCACGGTGCGGCTGGTCCACGCCGACATGCGCCAGTTCGTCGAGCCCGCCTGCTACGACCTGGTCATCAGCGGGTACACCTCGTTCGGCTACTTCGCCGACCCGGGGTGGGGTCAGCTGGTGCTGTGTCACGCCTGGTGGTGTCTGGTGTCGGGTGGTCGGCTGCTGATGGACTTGTTCAGCAAGGAGTTTTTTGCCCGGTGGGCAGGCATTCCGAAGACGGTCGAGGTGGACGGTGGTCAGCTGTTCATGCGGGACACCGTCCTGGACGACTGGACTCGGTTGCGCAGCGACTGGACCCTGGTGCGGGGGGACACCGCCCGGCACGGATTCTTCGAACAGTTTGTCTACAGCGCCGTCGAGATCCGCGGCATGCTGGCCGCCGCCGGGTTCACCGGGATCGTCTGCTTCGGTGGCTTCGCGGGAGATCCGTTCGACAACCACGCGAAGCGGCTCGTTGTGGAGGCGACTCGGCCTCCGGAGAGCGAGGGGATTCCCTCGTGA
- a CDS encoding ATP-grasp domain-containing protein, which produces MTIVLLEALAFGLARLCDAAVEAGHRLCLLTGNRSVYAYELDRLGPQDLEVIDVDTTDVDACAAILDRVPDLAGLVNSTDIWMLPGAYLAERYGLATFGLQVARTLRDKAQVRTLLHRAGLSRANATRVNATAEAVSDAATAIGYPMILKDSAGTSSRSVWLLRDDAERDRAAREAADATLLGWHLVAEPYFPGPVYSAETVSWQGHTRLLGIAVHIHTPEPVRREEAVAFPVAVPRAELDRLETWIGEVLAAVGFTDGVAHTEFAHTPDGPEVVEINGRIAGAVIGEMMCRSLGVNVYTAVVDVALRRRPRLLDATLTSGRGYGMTFLHPPAAGRLAGWHGLERLPLFPGSPEFFPTAQIGDRIIHLADQRGCTALVMAEGPTAEVGLYHSLAAAGTVTHDMRPLG; this is translated from the coding sequence GTGACCATTGTGCTCCTCGAAGCGCTCGCCTTCGGCCTCGCTCGCCTGTGCGACGCCGCCGTTGAAGCCGGGCACCGGCTGTGCCTGCTCACCGGAAACCGGTCGGTCTATGCGTACGAACTTGACCGCCTCGGTCCGCAGGACCTAGAGGTGATCGATGTTGACACCACCGATGTGGATGCCTGCGCCGCGATCCTCGACCGGGTCCCGGACCTCGCCGGGTTGGTCAACTCGACCGACATCTGGATGCTGCCCGGCGCGTATCTGGCCGAACGGTACGGCCTGGCCACCTTCGGCCTACAGGTCGCCCGCACCCTGCGGGACAAGGCGCAGGTCCGGACCCTGCTGCACCGGGCCGGACTCAGCCGCGCCAACGCGACCCGGGTCAACGCCACGGCCGAGGCGGTCAGCGACGCGGCGACGGCGATCGGCTACCCGATGATCCTGAAGGACTCGGCGGGTACCTCCTCCCGGTCGGTCTGGCTGCTCCGCGACGACGCCGAGCGCGACCGGGCCGCCCGCGAGGCCGCCGACGCCACCCTGCTGGGCTGGCATCTGGTGGCCGAACCGTACTTCCCCGGCCCGGTCTACAGCGCCGAGACAGTCAGCTGGCAGGGACACACGAGGCTCCTCGGGATCGCCGTACATATCCATACACCGGAGCCGGTCCGTCGGGAGGAGGCGGTCGCCTTCCCAGTCGCCGTGCCACGAGCCGAATTGGACCGGCTGGAAACCTGGATCGGTGAAGTCCTCGCCGCGGTCGGGTTCACCGACGGCGTGGCCCACACCGAGTTCGCCCACACTCCCGACGGCCCCGAGGTCGTGGAGATTAACGGCCGGATCGCCGGGGCGGTCATCGGGGAGATGATGTGCCGCTCGCTCGGGGTGAATGTGTACACAGCGGTTGTCGACGTCGCGCTGCGCCGGCGCCCTCGGCTGCTAGACGCGACATTGACCTCCGGCCGTGGTTACGGCATGACGTTCCTGCACCCACCCGCGGCGGGACGGCTCGCCGGCTGGCATGGCCTCGAACGGCTGCCGCTGTTCCCTGGCAGCCCGGAGTTCTTCCCGACCGCTCAGATCGGCGACCGGATCATCCACCTCGCCGACCAGCGGGGCTGTACCGCCCTGGTGATGGCCGAGGGGCCTACCGCCGAAGTCGGCCTGTATCACTCGCTGGCCGCTGCCGGCACCGTCACCCACGACATGCGACCGCTGGGTTGA